The following nucleotide sequence is from Prosthecodimorpha staleyi.
CAAGGGCGAAATCGGTCTGGTGCTCGGCGACGCGGTCCAGGCGGCCGTCGCGGGCGACACCGAGATGGGCTTCAAGGGCAAGCTCGACAAGATCCGCACCATCGCGGCGATCTATCCGAACTATGTCCAGATCGTCGCCTCCGCCGACAGCGGCATCAAGTCGCTCGCCGACCTGAAGGGCAAGCGGCTCTCGGTCGGTGCGCCGAAGTCGGGCACCGAACTCAACGCCCGCGCCATCCTGACTGCCGCCGGCCTGCAATATTCCGATCTCGGCAAGGTCGAGTATCTCGATTTCGGCCAGTCGGTCGAACTGATCAAGAACCGCCAGCTCGACGCGACCCTGCAGTCGGCCGGTCTCGGGGTGGCCTCGATCCGTGACCTCGCCAATTCAGTGCCGATCACCGTCGTCGAGGTGCCGGCGAGCGTGATCCAGAAGGTCGGCGCGCCCTTCGTGTCCGCCACCATCCCGGCCAAGACCTACCAGGGCCAGGACGCGGACGTGCAGACCGCGGCGATCATCAACTATCTGGTCACCCGGTCCGACCTCTCGGAGGACACCGTCTATCAGATGACCAAGGCGATCTTCGACAACCTGAACGACCTCTACGCCGCCCATGCGGCCGCCAAGGTGATCAAGATCGAAACCGGCGCCAAGAACCCGATCGCCCCGCTGCATCCGGGCGCCGCCAAGTATTTCAAGGAGAAAGGCGCGCTCTGATCAGGCGCCCCGACCGGGCAGGTCCGGCCGCCCCCTTCGCCACTAGCCGGACAGGTCCGGCCGCCCAATTCGCGATCGGGGGGCCGTCAACCGCCCCTGCCCCACGGACGGTCCGCCGGGTCCAGATCGGACGGCGGGCCATCCGCACCCGCCACCCGATGCGGACGCCTGCATTCCCGCGCGCGCGGGCCCGGAGCCCTTCATGACCGATACCCCGATTGCGCAGGACGAACTCGCCCGCCCCAGCCACGCAGACAATCCCGAAATCCACCTGCCGGAGGATTTCGGCCCGGGTCTCGGCGGCGTGGTCCTGTTCTGGATCGGCGTCGCCTTCTCGACCTTCCAGCTCGTCACCGCCTTCGGCATCCCGCTCGACAAGGCTTTCCTGCCCGGCCTCGACGCCATTCGGGCATCGGGCGGCTTCCTGATCCTCTGGGCCGTGTGGACCGGATGGCGCGCGAGCCGCGGCGGCTCGGTTGCCGGCAGCGTGATCGGGCTCGCCGCCATGGCGGCGACCTGGATCCTGTTCGCCCGCTATGCCGGCGGCGTGCCGAGCCAGGTGCTGCGCGCGCTGCATGTCGGCTTCCTGTGCCTGCTCGCCGGCGGCATGCTCGCCAACCACCGCAGCGGCCCGGGCCTCGGCCGCATCCTCTCCTGGGCGATCGGCATCGCCGCCTTCGCCATCGGCCTCTACCAGTGGCACCTCTATGAGGCCCTGGTGCAGCGCTCCGGCGACCTCACCCCGCTCGACTTCGTCGTCGGCGGCGGCGCCCTCGCCATCCTGGTGATCATGGTCTGGCGCGCCATGGGCCCGGCCCTGCCGATCGTGGCGCTGATCTTCCTGGCCTACAGCCTGTTCGGCCACTGGCTGCCGCGCCCGCTCGACCACCGGCCCTACGATGTCGAGCAGGTCGTCGAGCACATGGTCTTCGGCACCGAGGGCATCTACGGCACCCCGACGCTGGTCTCGGCGACCTACATCTTCCTGTTCATCCTGTTCGGCGCCTTCATGGAGAAGGCGGGGGTGATCGACTTCTTCAACGACATCTCGATGGCGCTGTTCGGCGGGTCGCGCGGCGGCCCGGCCAAGGTCTGCGTCGCCTCCTCGGCGTTGATGGGCACCGTGTCGGGGTCGGGCGTCGCCAATGTGGTCGCCTCGGGCCAGTTCACCATCCCGCTGATGAAGCGCTTCGGCTTCACCTCGGCCTTTGCCGGCGGCGTCGAGGCGACCTCGTCGATGGGCGGCCAGATCATGCCGCCCGTGATGGGCGCGGTCGCCTTCATCATGGCCGAGACCATCGACGTGCCCTATTCGGAGATCGTCAAGGCGGCGATCATCCCGGCCTGCCTCTATTTCGGTGCCTGCTTCTGGTCGGTGCATCTGGAAGCCGGCAAGCTCGGTCTGGAAGGCCTGCCGCGCGCCGAACTGCCGAGCTTCTTCAGCGAGGTCCGGCGCAACTGGTTCCTGATCCTACCGCTGGCCGTGCTGGTCTGGCTCCTGTTCGCCGGCTTCACGCCGCTCTTCGCCGGCGCGGTCGGCGTGGCGCTGACGGTGATCATGATCATCGGCACGGCCCTGGTCCTCGGGCTCGGCTCGGTGGTCGTCCGGACGGTGTTCTGGCTCGCACTCGCCGGCCTGTCGGCGGCCTCGCTATGGTACTCCGTGGCGGCGGTGACTGCGGTGGTCTTCGCCATGGTGATCCCGGCGCTGCTGACCGGGCACGGACGCGAGACCCTGCTCGGCTGCCGCGCGGCGCTGGCCGACGGCGCCCGCCAGGCACTGCCGGTCGGCCTCGCCTGCGCGCTGGTCGGAATCGTCATCGGCACCATGACGCTGACCGGGCTCGGCACCATCGTCGGCAACAGCCTGATCTCGCTCGGCAAGGAGAACCTGGCGGCGACCCTCGTGCTGACCATGATCTTCAGCCTGATCCTGGGCATGGGCATCCCGACCATCCCGAACTACATCATCACCTCGTCGCTGGCGGCGCCGATCCTGCTCGGACTGAACATCCCGCTGATCGTCAGCCACATGTTCGTCTTCTATTTCGGCATCATGGCCGACCTGACCCCGCCGGTGGCGCTGGCCGCCTTCGCGGCAGCGCCGATGGCCAAGGAATCCGGCATGAAGATCGGCCTGCAGGCGGTGCGCATCGCCCTGCCCGGCTTCATCATTCCCTATATGGCGATCTACGATCCGACCCTGATGCTGCAGCCGGTGCCGGGCCTCGACGGCGCGCTCTACTGGCTTGCGGTTGGCTTCACCACCCTGAAGGCGGTGATCGCGATGGCGCTGTGGGGCATCGCCGCCTTCGGCCATCTCGACCGGCCGGTCTCCTGGCCGGAGCGGGTCTATTGCTTCGTGGCGGCCGGCTTCCTGATCTTTCCGAGCACGGCCACCGACATCATCGGCCTGGTCGCGACCACCGGATTTCTGGCGTGGCGCTTGCTACTCGCCCGTCGGAGGGCCGCAGCGTAGGTTAACAAAATCGCTTCCGCACCAAATCGGGATTGGGGCGCGGGGCGGAACGCTGTAGCATACAATCCGTGCACGGACACGGTGTGCGATGGTGGAGTTCAGCCGATGCTATGGGCCGCCGTGGGGCGTTGCGGTACATGGTTGCGGAGTGCATCGCTGTGCGGTGGACTCGCAGCGGGGTTGTGCTGGTGCGATCCGGTCGCCGCGCAGGATGCGGGACGCGCCCCGGGCGCGGATTCGGCGCGGACCGGTGTGGCGGCCGCGGCTCGGCCGTTGCGCGATCCGACCGCGAGCTTCGCGCAAACCGCCCTGGTCCCATTTTCGACCGCACCGTTCCCATATCGGGGCGACATACCCGGTCAGGGCAAGCCCTTCCTGGATGTCGTGCAGGACGGCCGCGCCGGCCATACCTCGCCGCGCGGCGGGGTCTATTTCGAAGACCAGACCTATAGCGATTCCAATGTCCTGCT
It contains:
- a CDS encoding TAXI family TRAP transporter solute-binding subunit, with translation MRKLASKTIGLATALSLVLAPAIARADEFVNVLTGGTSGVYYPIGVGISKILTDKMPGARPSVQATKASVENLNLIQSGKGEIGLVLGDAVQAAVAGDTEMGFKGKLDKIRTIAAIYPNYVQIVASADSGIKSLADLKGKRLSVGAPKSGTELNARAILTAAGLQYSDLGKVEYLDFGQSVELIKNRQLDATLQSAGLGVASIRDLANSVPITVVEVPASVIQKVGAPFVSATIPAKTYQGQDADVQTAAIINYLVTRSDLSEDTVYQMTKAIFDNLNDLYAAHAAAKVIKIETGAKNPIAPLHPGAAKYFKEKGAL
- a CDS encoding TRAP transporter permease, which produces MTDTPIAQDELARPSHADNPEIHLPEDFGPGLGGVVLFWIGVAFSTFQLVTAFGIPLDKAFLPGLDAIRASGGFLILWAVWTGWRASRGGSVAGSVIGLAAMAATWILFARYAGGVPSQVLRALHVGFLCLLAGGMLANHRSGPGLGRILSWAIGIAAFAIGLYQWHLYEALVQRSGDLTPLDFVVGGGALAILVIMVWRAMGPALPIVALIFLAYSLFGHWLPRPLDHRPYDVEQVVEHMVFGTEGIYGTPTLVSATYIFLFILFGAFMEKAGVIDFFNDISMALFGGSRGGPAKVCVASSALMGTVSGSGVANVVASGQFTIPLMKRFGFTSAFAGGVEATSSMGGQIMPPVMGAVAFIMAETIDVPYSEIVKAAIIPACLYFGACFWSVHLEAGKLGLEGLPRAELPSFFSEVRRNWFLILPLAVLVWLLFAGFTPLFAGAVGVALTVIMIIGTALVLGLGSVVVRTVFWLALAGLSAASLWYSVAAVTAVVFAMVIPALLTGHGRETLLGCRAALADGARQALPVGLACALVGIVIGTMTLTGLGTIVGNSLISLGKENLAATLVLTMIFSLILGMGIPTIPNYIITSSLAAPILLGLNIPLIVSHMFVFYFGIMADLTPPVALAAFAAAPMAKESGMKIGLQAVRIALPGFIIPYMAIYDPTLMLQPVPGLDGALYWLAVGFTTLKAVIAMALWGIAAFGHLDRPVSWPERVYCFVAAGFLIFPSTATDIIGLVATTGFLAWRLLLARRRAAA